Below is a genomic region from Spongiibacter nanhainus.
ACCGTCGCCGCTAAAGCGCAGGGCATCAATGGCGTAGCCCAGCTCGCCGCCGTTGTCCCGGATCGACGTGTCGCTGCTGTAGAGCTGGTATTTCTGGAAGTTGTCGCTGCCGTACGTAACGTCGATTTCTCGCTCGGCTTCGGGAGCGATGGCCCGGGTGGCAAAGTTAATGGCGCCGCCCACGGTGTGGGGGCCGTGGTAAATCGCCGAGGGACCTTTGACCACCTCCACCGCGCTCATACGGCTGACGTTGGGAATATAGTAGGCGGCTGGCGCGCTGTAGGGTGCCGGGGTAATCAGCACGCCGTCTTCCATGATAGTGACTTTCTGGCTGCGCTCTGAGGTGGCGCCGCGAATACCGATATTGGGTCGCAGGCCGTAGCCGTCCTCTTCGCGGATGTACACGCCGGGCAGTGCCGACATCACCTGATTGAGGTCGGAATAGTCAAACTGCTCCAGCATGGCTTCGTCAATGATCTGTGCGGAGCCAGCCAGGTTGGAGATGGCGTCGCGGCCGCCAGTCACCAGAACTTCCTCGGGTTGACGGGGACTGTCCGCCAGTGCGGCTTCTGCCGGTAGCAGGGTGATCAGTGCAGCGATGGCTAGTGTCGGATGGGCTTTCATGCTCATGTCTCAGTCATTGTCCGCTTGGGCGCGGTCGGGCAGGTCGACATCTACGGCGGCGACAAAGCCCACTTTCAGGGTGTCGGTCACGCGGCGGATATAGCCGTAGAGGTTGCAGGCCGGAATAGTGCGGTCGCCATCGGGGCTGTCGGCGGCGGTGGCGCAGGTGGATTCGTCGGCGCCATCGGTGATGCCTTTGGCCTGCTCACTCAGGGTGGTCGTCATGGCGTCGATTTCCGCCAGTGCTGCCGCAGTGTTGCTTTGCATCAGCTCGGTCACGCTAGGCACGCCGGCCTGAGCAATGATGTCGTCAAAGCCCAGCCCGCTACCGCCGGTTAACAGCGCGGCAAAGGCGTTCAGGTTGTTTTCGATATTGCTGAGGCTGTACTGGGCGAAGCGGGATTCGGCAACTTCCGGACAGGCCGGCTGACTGCAGCTAGCACTGATGCCCAGCGGAATGCCCAACTTGGCGTCCTTGACCTCGGTATCCAGGAAAAACAGCGCGTCGGAAAGCGCTTTTACACTGTCGCCGGCATTGGCGGGGTCGATAAAGGTAGAGCGGTAGTTGCCCGCACCGATCGTCCAGGCGTCGGCCAATGTGGTGGCGGCGGCGTTGATGTCGTCGGCCAGTTTTTGCGCGTAGTTACAGCGCAGGGTTTTGCGCTCCTGCTCGGGGCGCTGATCCCAGTCGGCGGTTTCCTGAATCTGGCTGGGGCAGGTGTGGCTGAGATCGTCACTGAACAGCAGGTATTCCACGGCGCCCAAACCGCGCTGATTGGCGGCGCGACTGCCGAGGTTGAAGTTGTCGTTGTCGGCAGCCAATACCACCGCCTGGTCGACACCGCAGGTGCTGAGAGGCGCCCCCCGCGAGAACGACAGTACGCGGTTGCGCAAGGCGCCGCTGTTATCCAGCACCGGGCCGACCTGGTGTAGCTCGGTGGCTTGCCAGGCATCCATGGTATCTCGCCACTGCTGCTGGGCGACGGCCAGGGCGTTGTCTTCCTCGCCGCTGCCGATGGCGCTGCAGTAGCTGGCGATGGCGCCGCTGTCGCCACTGAGGTCGGCGCTGACCTCGGCGGCATGTTGATAGTTGGGAATGATCAGGTTGTCGGCGTAGTTGGCCAGCATCCGCACAAAGTCAAAGTTGTCGGCATTGACGGCGCTGCTGCCGTTGCCGCCGTCGTCGACACAGGCGCTTAAGGACAGAGTCAAGGCGGTGATGCCGGCCAGGCG
It encodes:
- a CDS encoding imelysin family protein is translated as MTFKPRHLLGRLAGITALTLSLSACVDDGGNGSSAVNADNFDFVRMLANYADNLIIPNYQHAAEVSADLSGDSGAIASYCSAIGSGEEDNALAVAQQQWRDTMDAWQATELHQVGPVLDNSGALRNRVLSFSRGAPLSTCGVDQAVVLAADNDNFNLGSRAANQRGLGAVEYLLFSDDLSHTCPSQIQETADWDQRPEQERKTLRCNYAQKLADDINAAATTLADAWTIGAGNYRSTFIDPANAGDSVKALSDALFFLDTEVKDAKLGIPLGISASCSQPACPEVAESRFAQYSLSNIENNLNAFAALLTGGSGLGFDDIIAQAGVPSVTELMQSNTAAALAEIDAMTTTLSEQAKGITDGADESTCATAADSPDGDRTIPACNLYGYIRRVTDTLKVGFVAAVDVDLPDRAQADND